Below is a genomic region from Henckelia pumila isolate YLH828 chromosome 3, ASM3356847v2, whole genome shotgun sequence.
tattattatttcaattccttcgatatgaacatatttcagttcagatcgttctttttcactggcttttgccatgatgatattaatatcttgagttgttaataacttcagagtattagatcttgattcgttatttattttacaagatcgttcttttgtacgaatcgaataataaattaaatttttcctgggattaataaaatttgaaattttacttagtattcctggttggtctattagatttgtttttgaattagaaaaccctgtcttctgtatttcagcaaacttgctttgattgaatataatattcaaattatactcttggttttcttcagattcttcagattcatcgaccaggttgttttgatttggaattgttacttctgtcattttaacagatgatagaacttcttaattttcttaaggttattaaaagcctttttgtcgaatctatctgttctaataaattctgaaaatcttcgaaactatcaattgaagattgacaatttttaagatgtttcaaattgttttcacaattttctatatcaaaatttatattttgagaatataaattaaagatattcatttttgtattttcatacatttttcatttagtaaaaattgttaattttattattttatttttgttgatcggatttcgataacaaagtttgttcttattcataacatattgttatgtcttcaatttcatcgttttcagaaatttgaattatcattttccagttgcttgaaaaatgttcttttttatgatttttgaaataaaaggtttggagatcttttattttattcgtaaatcttttagtaagattattttatcaaataaatttgtaATCttaatatctaaagttaatccaggcattaataatttgctttatttaagctctgataccaggttgcggaattcttcaaattcttatgaatttttttattcatggatttacagatctgattcatggattttcagatcagataaatgttttcatattagtttggttccattcatggattattaatacaaattttagttgataaattgattcaaatatggttaaatcagaagtatttaaacgatattcacgaaatgtatcatattcatgatcatcttctatttcgaaccagttttttattattaatcttccatttcttataaaggatgatgacatgattaatgttgactatttctttgaattaagggctgcaggaggtttaggaaggttaccttgtttgaatgaatcttggttttgagcagaggccaaatccttgctttcccttaacgatcacttgatcaactggtacttgtTCTATGGATCTTCAGGTTTACTCttaaccatgaatattcaattattggtttccaaccttatcctccttacgccctgcttgtttagttattagccataaggcttattttgtttctgattttatgtttcttagttttcatacgtcttgtatgaaccagattgtaagaaactttaagaagagagagatactcaaactttaCTTACTTCtttacagcacaaaacatctccttttataggcgtagagaaacgcatacataattaaaaataaaagaaatgagGGGGACCACCCGATACTATATAATGGaaacagctcattttacatctgagtggatgcctttaacatgtggtgtggtccacgatttcatttgtttttacattgtgtcactctctgaatcactggtgcattcggaccatttatttattggtttgtcttctttgacagctggtttgtcctctttgacatctgcttcttctgtctgaatgggttggcaatgtccacattttTGAGTGgatatcattgttcttagttttTGACATAatatttgttgggtttctcgggtcatgtcaactcttgcttcatagattggagcttcgaattgagctaacatggcttgttctttcttttggattgtctccttgtgtccagtggttaataaaattttactggttgcaaaatttattttaacctttgagtttccatcaatcttttctgtctttgagatcatatcaatcaatgtctttattcttatctcaggaagtgttgagatatccattactggtttctcttaatttgatccttcgaataagaacttgtctttttgttttcgacattgaatatataccattggttgatagaatttgttatcatcccaatctggaagggttgagtgaatactcaatgttaatactggatcgtccttaaagactgctttcttgaactgaatgatactatttctcaactgatatggaaatagttctattttttgattgttgggactgacttccaatccacttaataatccatttgaaaagaatcttgcgacttcatgcgctggagcaccttgcagtgttcttgctcttgatatgctctgtgtgtcataagtttgtagccaagattctgcagatggtttggctattctcaaatagtttagtgtttcaaagaattcagtcttgagtttttctgaaaaatttgttttctcaaaaattggtttttgtggtcgctgattgaccatctttctttctttcttttcaagggcacttttaaacgtcctttcttcttttttatttttctcggtgctggctgtgtccatcggttcttttttcttttatttttctttgtcagtgttggctgtgaccactgactgtttctcttttatctccattattttgtcaaatggagttgccattttgattggtgttcttggtgaggatgatgatgatgaatttatcatcttttcttctgtcctttgaatttttctactcaaattcctttcttttagttgaagaatttgaatttcctcatgcaattcaatcaattgttcttttaattgacttaattgctccatcttgattatactctgcacaagaaaacatatttatatatataatggttagtaaaataactcttttcgtgagtaattcggatagttttattatgcgtatcattgcatttataaattcttttgcaagaattgaatcaatcttaaattgattattttactcaaagagtaatttatgttaatttatatttcccatgctttctgaggcatgttaatttatgtttctgaatataaatctcatttcatcaatttatattccccatgctttctgaggcatgttcggatgactgaaagtcataaaataattcatgtttctgaatataaatctcatttcatcaatttatatccctcatgctttctgaggcatgttcggatgactcacagtcattttttggatcacttaggatctcttttattattccgttactacggatagtatagtttggatgaagtttctggttaatgcgtcgggtaatgaattatccgttcctttgacatgttggatctcgaactgataatggttcaattccaattgccatctaattagccttgcCGCATTTCTCCCtacatttcttgatattttccttgttttgaaatatgttaaattcatattatctgttcttactaaaaacggtttagaaataagataaatttcataagttctaattgtgaatattaaagctaataattctttttcattcgaatgataatttaattgtgcaccttgaaaagttcctgatgtatagttgcataattcttcattatttctagtagctgttttagtaagttcttctaaatttctttctccagtataaacttttaaacatgctccccagtattcatctgaagcgtctgtttcaattattattatatctttatttgaaggaaaatataattcagaaagtaattgtgtttgtggttctagttgaatttgccagaatcctgatttacaatataaactggaaaaatatttcatttctcctatataagatagtaaatcattcttatttgggatataatatccatccataattgttgctttattcatctttcgataatcaattaccattcttttcttatcagtatcttttttactgacataaaaggctggtgaagagtgtggacttttactaaggatgattatcttaagttttaataattcttgaacttttttttcaaatatttttgcatcatccatgttacatcttcttggtgcttcaagGATTGTgatatttgagttttattgaagcaatgaattgttttcttttcttaattttgtcctgaggattttcagaacatatatcatgaaatttcctcatgatttctttttcaggattaatcgttaaaatattttctatttttagttttattggatttgtatttcgtttatgaaaattctttgtaaatccttcatttcttacgcgaaatgctgttcgtattttgggaatgtaaatcattgatgatcatttgtttaaagttatgtgatcttcaaattgtgtaaagggaagatattctcttaaaaagttatttcctattataatgtccattcctgattctatttgatatataatgggtattacaaattttgtttcttctattttctatttctatttttaatttttctgctactgtattaagcatgattattgatccatctcctattcgaacttttaatcctttatcatatttcttccaataatgatttggaagtatatgcttGCTTCTTAAACATAtatacttgctcctgtatcaacataagcatgtatatgatatggtttatgttctttgattttaatttgaatttttatatatatactatttggattagttttgtttttattatccattctctcaattttttatttttatttttattttttttaagagataagggtaaaattgatATTTAAAAACAAAAGTTTCTCTCCCCAGGGAGTggaaagtaagttttatttatgtagggatttataaataagttataaagtgttttagggagtgattgacaattaacctataatataaatagatataaatataatgtaaatcaaaatatatatagagaAACTCAACTCACACTCGCTCGCAAGCATAATGTTCCACCAAACAATACAAACCATACTTCCCACTCTCCTAAGCTAAGTAAACTCATTTCCTTGCACAACACAACACACTCTTCAGTCTtccaagagagagagagagggacaaaaataatctaaaaaaaattattcttctGCAAGAAAATAATCTTCTCCAGCCATGGATTCTGTGATCTATGGCCGCCCAAATCTTCTTTTACTCACATTCTTAAGTTTTCTGGCCGTTAAATCTTCTGCATTACCTGATAATTCTTCGGCAAACTCGACTTCTCAGATAAATTCCAATTCGGTTCTTGTGGCCCTTTTGGATTCTCACTACACTGAGCTCTCGGAGCTTGTGGAGAAAGCCCTGTTGCTGCAGACTCTTGAAGAAGCTGTGTCAAGGCATAACATCACCATTTTTGCTCCAAGAAATGAGGCCCTGGAACGGGATTTGGATCCTGAGTTTAAGCGGTTCTTGCTGGAGCCTGGAAATCTCAAGTCCCTGCAAAATCTTCTTCTGTTTCATATGATTCCCGCGAGGATTCAGACCCGTCACTGGCCTGTCGTGGCCGGGAAGAAGGAGCTCGTTCATCATACAAGTCTCTGCCACGAGAAGATTCTGTTAACCGAGAGAGATGGTGACAAAATCGTTGGAATGGCCAAGGTTGTTCGATCAGATGACATCGTTCGCCCCGACGGAGTCATCCACGGCATCGAGAGATTGTTAGTTCCCAAATCCGTCCAGCAAGATTTCAACGCCCGGCGGAGCTTGAGGGAGACCGCCGCCGTCTTGCCGGAAGGCGCGCCGGAAGTTGACCCAAGAACAAACAGGCTGAAGAAACCTGTGCCCGTCGTTGGTGCGCCTCCGGTCTTGCCCATTTTCGACGCCATGGCCCCCGGCCCATCCCTGGCCCCGGCGCCGGCTCCCGGCCCGGGTGGACCCCACCACCACTTCGACGGCGAGGGTCAAGTCAAGGACTTCATCCAGACCCTCCTCCTCTACGGCGGATACAACGAGATGGCTGATATCTTGGTGAATCTCACCTCGTTGGCTTCGGAGATGGGGAGATTGGTTTCGGAAGGATACGTTCTCACGGTTCTTGCTCCGAATGATGAAGCCATGGCGAAATTGACCGCAGATCAGTTGAGTGAACCTGGAGCACCGGAGCAAATCATGTATTATCATCTGATCCCGGAATACCAGACGGAGGAAAGCATGTACAATGCTGTGCGGAGATTCGGGAAGGTGAAGTACGACACCTTGAGACTTCCGCACAAGGTGTCGGCGGAGGAGGCTGATGGGTCCGTGAAATTCGGACAAGGAGAAGGATCCGCGTATCTTTTCGACCCCGATTTATTCACAGATGGAAGGATTTCTGTTCAGGGAATCGACGGTGTTCTGTTTCCGCCGGAGGAAATCAAACCTCCTGTTAAATCTTCCCCACTTGCTAAGATTGTTTCAAAACCAAGAAGAGGTAATTAAACAGCATTATTCATCCTTTATTACATAAATTTCATCCGTCAATTTACGTGAGATTTGACAAGATTTTGGCCGGAATAAGTTGTGTCGGTGGAATTCCGATGGGTTTTAATAATGGTACTAAATTAGTTTACTGGGGATGGGTACAAGTCAAAGAGAAATGGTAGGCTTAGGCGCTACAGCTGCCACTTCTTGGTTTTTAGCTCAACTTGTGAACT
It encodes:
- the LOC140887043 gene encoding fasciclin-like arabinogalactan protein 17; translated protein: MDSVIYGRPNLLLLTFLSFLAVKSSALPDNSSANSTSQINSNSVLVALLDSHYTELSELVEKALLLQTLEEAVSRHNITIFAPRNEALERDLDPEFKRFLLEPGNLKSLQNLLLFHMIPARIQTRHWPVVAGKKELVHHTSLCHEKILLTERDGDKIVGMAKVVRSDDIVRPDGVIHGIERLLVPKSVQQDFNARRSLRETAAVLPEGAPEVDPRTNRLKKPVPVVGAPPVLPIFDAMAPGPSLAPAPAPGPGGPHHHFDGEGQVKDFIQTLLLYGGYNEMADILVNLTSLASEMGRLVSEGYVLTVLAPNDEAMAKLTADQLSEPGAPEQIMYYHLIPEYQTEESMYNAVRRFGKVKYDTLRLPHKVSAEEADGSVKFGQGEGSAYLFDPDLFTDGRISVQGIDGVLFPPEEIKPPVKSSPLAKIVSKPRRGKLLEMACAMLGGCS